From a region of the Neodiprion fabricii isolate iyNeoFabr1 chromosome 7, iyNeoFabr1.1, whole genome shotgun sequence genome:
- the LOC124186786 gene encoding superoxide dismutase [Cu-Zn] isoform X2 — MTVKGVCVLNGEVKGTLFFEQAGDSSPVKVTGEVTGLKPGLHGFHIHEFGDNTNGCTSAGPHFNPLSKEHGAPTAEIRHVGDLGNIEAGKDGVAKVNITDKLIQLQGPHNIIGRTVVVHADPDDLGLGGHELSKTTGNAGGRLACGVIGITKA, encoded by the exons ATGACCGTGAAGGGGGTTTGCGTTCTCAACGGAGAAGTTAAGGGCACCTTATTCTTCGAACAGGCT GGAGATTCTAGCCCCGTCAAAGTCACCGGAGAAGTGACTGGTTTAAAGCCTGGGCTACATGGCTTCCACATACACGAGTTCGGCGACAACACTAATG GATGCACCAGTGCTGGACCACACTTCAATCCGTTAAGTAAGGAGCATGGAGCTCCCACAGCTGAAATTCGTCATGTTGGTGACTTAGGAAACATCGAGGCTGGAAAGGATGGCGTTGCCAAGGTCAACATAACAGACAAGCTGATTCAGCTGCAGGGACCACACAACATAATTGGCAGAACAGTCGTG GTTCACGCAGATCCCGATGACTTGGGCCTAGGTGGGCATGAGCTGTCCAAAACAACTGGAAATGCGGGAGGTCGTTTGGCTTGCGGCGTTATCGGTATCACAAAGGCCTGA
- the LOC124186776 gene encoding transmembrane channel-like protein 7 — MSGGERKKRGGGGGQGWEEAGAEFYQESYPAAIEADLQALQRDPSHIATLLPSKKTRVATTKRVRNEPRTTLRRRTSTRSRGASTVRRMSTNVHDVAVAMLPDLSENLSNEERIWEEIMQIKAMPICMAQKIQLKHQLQSATKLRLQGFDQLKWQRRKVWQQFRVRLKETYSKMELWHHSLKKIEGNFGTGIVAYFLFLKWLMFLNVLLFLLILAFILLPTILMVAPEAESCVYGTNSTNGSVACCSKAYQNINTSTSTDITDLVQGSGIMEFTLLFYGFYTYQTYGTDGDGLKYNLPLAYICTIIAIFLLSLIAVVRSAARGFKERVVEGEGQFYQYCNLVFGGWDYCIHNEKSAVIKHKALYNEMKAFIEAERMEEERQNRTREEKIKLFLIRLLVNIFVISVLIGSATFIYYIIDISYASIASYPVTSSDEGFQITLSNITQLLFEFLPYMCIVGLNLTIPMLFRYLIVLENYSPLVIVRVTLLRTVFLRLASLCVLLTSFYKLIVQEVGEDECYNSSNLQPACWETYVGQQFFKLYITDFLVQFIVTFFVNFPRSMIARHTENKIIRFIGEQEFDLPKHVLDVVYSQTICWLGCFFAPLLPLMAVIGSFFLFYVKKFACLVNSTPSSQVYRASRSNSLFMLVLLLAYTLAIIPVGYAIAELFPSKSCGPFRGWDTVWSLVISTFMDFPNWLQSILFFVSTAGFGIPAFIFLALLLYYYYAVSAANKHMIIVLKNQLVLEGHDKQFLLNRLSAFIKQQQDQAKFRQEQSSELGNFMQ, encoded by the exons ATGTCTGGCGGTGAGCGAAAAAAGAGAGGCGGAGGAGGCGGTCAAGGGTGGGAAGAAGCTGGCGCAGAATTCTATCAAGAAAGCTATCCTGCGGCCATAGAAGCTGACCTTCAGGCACTACAAAGAGATCCGTCACACATAGCCACGTTACTACCGAGCAAAAAAACCCGTGTCG CAACTACAAAGCGTGTTCGAAATGAGCCGCGAACTACGCTTAGACGAAGAACAAGCACTCGATCCCGTGGAGCAAGTACGGTGCGACGTATGTCTACTAATGTGCACGATGTCGCAGTAGCGATGCTGCCTGACCTCTCGGAAAACTTGTCCAATGAGGAACGAATTTGGGAAGAAATAATGCAAATAAAGGCGATGCCGATTTGCatggctcaaaaaatacagCTGAAACATCAGCTGCAG agTGCGACAAAACTGCGACTGCAAGGATTTGATCAGCTGAAGTGGCAGCGTAGAAAGGTATGGCAGCAGTTTCGTGTTCGGTTGAAAGAGACGTACTCGAAAATGGAACTGTGGCACcacagtttgaaaaaaattgaaggaaactTTGGCACAGGCATTGTggcatattttttgttcttaaaATGGTTGATGTTCTTAAACGTACTGCTGTTTCTGCTGATACTGGCTTTTATCCTTCTGCCCACAATACTGATGGTGGCACCAGAGGCTGAGTCCTGCGTCTACGGTACCAATTCCACAAATGGCAGTGTCGCCTGCTGCTCGAAAGCATATCAGAACATTAACACGAGCACATCCACTGACATCACTGACCTAGTCCAAGGTTCTGGTATTATGGAATTCACCCTGTTATTTTACGGCTTTTACACGTATCAAACATACGGTACAGATGGCGATGGTCTCAAGTACAACTTGCCATTAGCATATATTTGTACTATCATAGCGATTTTCCTATTGAGTCTGATCGCGGTGGTCAGATCAGCAGCTCGAGGTTTCAAGGAAAGAGTCGTGGAGGGGGAGGGCCAGTTTTATCAGTATTGTAACTTAGTATTCGGTGGGTGGGATTACTGCATTCACAATGAGAAGTCGGCGGTAATAAAGCACAAGGCATTGTACAACGAAATGAAAGCATTTATAGAGGCAGAAAGAATGGAGGAGGAAAGGCAAAATCGAACACGAGAGGAGAAGATCAAGTTATTCCTGATTCGTTTATTAGTTAATATATTTGTGATATCAGTACTTATAGGTAGCGCCACATTCATCTACTATATTATCGATATTTCTTATGCTTCTATCGCTTCGTACCCAGTGACCAGCAGCGATGAGGGCTTTCAAATAACACTCAGTAACATTACACAGTTACTCTTCGAATTTTTACCGTACATGTGCATCGTTGGTTTGAACCTAACAATTCCAATGCTATTCAGGTATTTGAtagttttggaaaattatagCCCTTTAGTTATTGTGAGAGTAACATTATTGAGGACAGTCTTCCTGCGACTCGCTTCTCTGTGCGTCTTGCTTACGTCCTTTTATAAGCTGATCGTCCAAGAAGTTGGCGAGGACGAATGTTACAATAGCTCTAATCTGCAGCCGGCCTGCTGGGAAACCTATGTGGGTCAACAATTCTTCAAGCTTTACATAACCGACTTTTTAGTCCAATTCATTGTCACATTCTTCGTAAACTTTCCACGATCTATGATCGCGCGGCACACGGAAAACAAGATAATACGATTTATAGGTGAACAAGAATTCGATCTGCCCAAACACGTCTTGGATGTCGTATATTCTCAAACAATTTGTTGGCTGGGCTGTTTCTTTGCTCCTCTGCTACCTTTGATGGCAGTCATTGGttccttttttctattttacgtAAAAAAGTTTGCCTGTTTGGTAAATAGCACACCATCGAGCCAGGTTTACAGAGCGAGTCGTTCCAATTCTCTCTTCATGCTCGTCTTGTTGCTGGCTTACACATTGGCCATCATCCCAGTTGGTTATGCTATAGCTGAACTATTCCCCTCCAAGTCATGCGGGCCTTTCAGGGGTTGGGATACAGTCTGGTCACTGGTTATTTCAACTTTCATGGATTTTCCCAACTGGTTGcaatcgatattattttttgtcagCACTGCTGGCTTCGGCATTCCGGCATTCATTTTTCTAGCATtgctattatattattactatgCAGTTTCCGCCGCTAACAAACACATGATAATTGtcttgaaaaatcaattagtACTTGAGGGAcacgataaacaatttttgctGAACCGGCTGAGTGCCTTTATCAAGCAGCAACAAGATCAGGCAAAATTTAGGCAGGAGCAATCTAGTGAGTTAGGTAACTTTAtgcagtaa
- the LOC124186787 gene encoding ribonuclease H2 subunit C translates to MAIHLNLKKEILTSEKESVLHLMPCDIHGDEPALVSSYFTPYIRRKDDEHLTTSFRGYPLQGKTITLPKGYTGLVLHESKNAESESLDRNLFATGKFTQFTYWNYDKLPSKNDAVVAALEWIDIAEALHSNDDDVGN, encoded by the exons ATGGCGAtacatttgaatttgaaaaaggaaatacTGACCAGCGAGAAGGAGTCGGTTTTGCACCTGATGCCTTGCGACATACACGGAGACGAACCGGCTCTCGTTTCGTCTTATTTCACTCCATACATCCGCAGGAAAGATGACGAAC ATCTGACGACTTCCTTTCGCGGCTATCCTTTGCAAGGAAAAACCATAACTTTACCAAAGGGTTACACTGGATTGGTTCTCCACGAAAGCAAAAATGCAGAGTCAGAATCACTTGATCGCAACCTCTTCGCTACAGGGAAATTTACTCAGTTTACCTACTGGAATTATGACAAACTACCTTCTAAGAATGACGCCGTTGTCGCAGCTTTGGAATGGATCGACATCGCCGAAGCG CTCCATTCCAACGATGACGACGTCGGCAATTGA
- the LOC124186786 gene encoding superoxide dismutase [Cu-Zn] isoform X1 produces MTVKGVCVLNGEVKGTLFFEQAGDSSPVKVTGEVTGLKPGLHGFHIHEFGDNTNGCTSAGPHFNPLSKEHGAPTAEIRHVGDLGNIEAGKDGVAKVNITDKLIQLQGPHNIIGRTVVVSDRLKLYIFFHERQIYSQSRWQKTRKAGKSQRKIREL; encoded by the exons ATGACCGTGAAGGGGGTTTGCGTTCTCAACGGAGAAGTTAAGGGCACCTTATTCTTCGAACAGGCT GGAGATTCTAGCCCCGTCAAAGTCACCGGAGAAGTGACTGGTTTAAAGCCTGGGCTACATGGCTTCCACATACACGAGTTCGGCGACAACACTAATG GATGCACCAGTGCTGGACCACACTTCAATCCGTTAAGTAAGGAGCATGGAGCTCCCACAGCTGAAATTCGTCATGTTGGTGACTTAGGAAACATCGAGGCTGGAAAGGATGGCGTTGCCAAGGTCAACATAACAGACAAGCTGATTCAGCTGCAGGGACCACACAACATAATTGGCAGAACAGTCGTGGTAAGTGACCGactaaaattatatatttttttccatgaaaGACAGATATATAGTCAGTCAAGGTGGCAAAAGACCAGGAAGGCTGGGAAAAGTCAAAGAAAAATCAGGGAATTATGA
- the LOC124186783 gene encoding uncharacterized protein LOC124186783: MEDPNDSDTSEWTHLSHSSNGQQTVLASLKRILVGKVFTGEYVERHYVDFLSTYRDLVVVNTDEADFSTALIKASKMTHETYGRSLWFGVTDNEHDGTPKGYCLWVNLFQIPLGKHWFQVQSVDLYQREICLRLKHLRPFHAESSQATKRELVSSELIENFDLHKFYQELEWSQVQNFVLHLLVDASAWCILHIKKVLTYENVRETVKFCSVLILVIVTFLIEASKFLCDYSLKLIRELSNVIRSTTPITMGIIQFFTKCVGGFYLLIVMLWRGSTGPPIPPNAILASFNPNSGWSGQRAIKYPPQAHNRYGYGQRVHQPRGRFSDY, translated from the exons ATGGAAGATCCGAACGACAGCGACACTTCAGAGTGGACGCATTTGTCCCACTCTTCGAACGGCCAGCAAACGGTTTTAGCCTCCCTTAAACGAATACTCGTTGGAAAAGTATTTACCGGAGAGTACGTAGAGCGACACTACGTAGATTTTCTCTCCACGTACAG AGATTTGGTCGTTGTGAACACCGACGAAGCAGATTTTTCAACTGCTTTGATAAAAGCTTCAAAAATGACTCATGAGACTTACGGACGAAGCTTATGGTTCGGTGTAACTG ATAACGAACATGACGGAACGCCAAAAGGTTACTGCCTCTGGGTGAACCTCTTCCAAATACCTTTGGGTAAACACTGGTTTCAAGTACAGTCAGTTGACTTGTATCAAAGGGAAATATGTCTGAGATTGAAACACCTGCGACCATTTCATGCTGAAAGCAGCCAGGCTACTAAACGGGAACTGGTTTCGTCTGAGCTTATAGAGAATTTTGATCTACACAAATTTTACCAGGAACTCGAGTGGTCTCAAGTGCAAAATTTCGTATTACATCTATTGGTTGATGCCTCTGCCTGGTGCATACTGCATATTAAGAAA GTATTGACATATGAGAACGTTCGGGAGACCGTTAAATTTTGCTCAGTGTTGATCTTGGTCATCGTGACTTTCCTGATAGAAGCTTCCAAGTTCCTGTGTGACTAcagtttaaaattaattcgagAGTTATCAAACGTAATTCGGTCGACAACGCCCATAACAATGggaattattcaattcttcACCAAGTGTGTTGGCggattttatttgttaatcGTCATGTTGTGGCGAGGTTCCACAGGACCTCCAATCCCTCCTAATGCGATATTGGCATCATTCAATCCAAACAGTGGCTGGTCAGGGCAAAGAGCAATTAAATACCCTCCCCAAGCTCACAACCGTTATGGTTATGGTCAAAGAGTCCATCAACCTCGTGGCAGATTTAGTGATTACTGA